A region from the Mesorhizobium sp. J8 genome encodes:
- a CDS encoding SIS domain-containing protein — MTAQKKRPAGLVAIDREMARQHEDALASFENNRDAAAKVAASIRKTGRLVLLGMGASHAVARAVEPLYRAHGIDAIALPLSEQLGQPLPLGGRTVIVTSQSGESAEVLRWFSETVPQADTFGLTLEAGSFLGRTVPCLVGAGGTELAFAATRSLTVTFALHLAILASLGEDPAGALAVLKAPEMVEIDAALAALKTVATIVTSGRKLQGVAEALALGFTELSRLPCFSLEGGQLRHGPMEMLGPSIGVVLFRANDPTADLVTAMALSVVETGAPLIVFDASGKPPVAGAVTLTFKPATGLAAIFAMLPVAQRLMIAFADSRVENAGTPVRTTKITRSE, encoded by the coding sequence ATGACTGCTCAAAAGAAACGCCCGGCAGGGCTCGTCGCGATCGACCGCGAAATGGCGCGCCAGCACGAGGATGCGCTGGCCTCCTTCGAGAATAACAGGGATGCCGCCGCCAAGGTCGCCGCTTCGATCAGGAAGACCGGCCGGCTTGTCCTGCTCGGCATGGGCGCCTCGCATGCCGTCGCCCGCGCCGTCGAGCCGCTGTATCGCGCGCATGGCATCGACGCCATCGCGCTGCCGCTCTCGGAACAGCTTGGCCAGCCGCTGCCACTTGGCGGCAGGACGGTGATCGTGACCTCGCAGTCCGGCGAGAGCGCCGAGGTGCTGCGGTGGTTCTCCGAAACGGTTCCGCAGGCTGATACCTTCGGCCTGACGCTGGAGGCCGGTTCCTTCCTCGGCCGTACCGTGCCTTGCCTCGTCGGCGCCGGCGGCACCGAGCTAGCCTTTGCCGCGACCCGCAGCCTGACCGTGACCTTCGCCCTGCATCTCGCCATTTTGGCTTCGCTTGGCGAAGACCCCGCCGGCGCGCTCGCCGTGCTCAAGGCGCCTGAGATGGTCGAGATCGATGCCGCGCTCGCGGCGCTTAAGACGGTCGCGACCATCGTCACGTCCGGCCGCAAGCTTCAAGGCGTAGCCGAAGCCTTGGCGCTCGGCTTCACCGAGCTGTCGCGTCTGCCTTGTTTCTCGCTCGAAGGCGGCCAACTGCGCCACGGACCGATGGAGATGCTGGGGCCAAGCATTGGCGTCGTGCTCTTCCGCGCCAACGATCCGACCGCCGACCTCGTCACCGCCATGGCCCTGTCCGTGGTCGAGACCGGCGCGCCGCTGATCGTCTTCGACGCTTCGGGCAAACCGCCGGTCGCGGGTGCCGTGACACTGACCTTCAAACCCGCCACGGGCCTGGCGGCGATCTTCGCCATGCTGCCGGTGGCGCAACGCCTGATGATCGCCTTCGCCGATTCCCGCGTCGAGAACGCCGGAACGCCGGTGCGCACCACCAAGATCACCAGGAGCGAGTGA
- a CDS encoding aldehyde dehydrogenase family protein, which translates to MTLAKETASLLEKLGVAKEALAGGDLAVRSPVTGEQIAALKSISAENAGKAIDAAHTAFQAWRLVPGPKRGELVRLLGEELRAHKDELGRLVSIEVGKIPSEGLGEVQEMIDICDFAVGLSRQLYGLTIATERPGHRMMETWHPLGVVGVISAFNFPVAVWSWNAALAFVCGDAVVWKPSEKTPLTALACEAIFRRAAKRFGADAPAGLLQVLIGDRAVGEVLVDHPKVPLVSATGSTRMGREVGPRLAKRFARAVLELGGNNAGIVCPTADLDMALRAIAFGAMGTAGQRCTTLRRLFVHDSVYDALLPRLKKAYETVSVGNPLEGKALVGPLIDKAAFDNMQKALKEAQAHGGKVTGGARVENGHPDAYYVHPALVEMPKQVSPVTEETFAPILYVMRYTDFDEALELHNAVGAGLSSSIFTRDLQESERFLGVDGSDCGIANVNIGTSGAEIGGAFGGEKETGGGRESGSDAWKAYMRRATNTVNFSKALPLAQGVSFDID; encoded by the coding sequence ATGACATTAGCGAAGGAAACGGCTTCACTTCTGGAGAAACTCGGCGTTGCCAAGGAGGCGCTGGCCGGAGGCGACCTCGCCGTGCGCAGCCCGGTGACGGGCGAACAGATCGCGGCGTTGAAGTCGATCTCCGCGGAGAATGCCGGCAAGGCCATCGATGCCGCGCACACGGCCTTCCAGGCCTGGCGGCTGGTGCCGGGTCCGAAGCGCGGCGAACTGGTGCGCCTGCTCGGCGAGGAATTGCGCGCGCACAAGGACGAACTCGGCCGGCTGGTCTCGATCGAGGTCGGCAAGATCCCCTCCGAGGGACTGGGCGAGGTCCAGGAGATGATCGACATCTGCGATTTCGCCGTCGGTCTTTCCCGCCAGCTCTATGGCCTCACCATCGCCACCGAACGCCCAGGGCACCGCATGATGGAGACCTGGCACCCGCTCGGCGTCGTCGGCGTGATTTCGGCCTTCAACTTCCCGGTCGCGGTGTGGTCGTGGAACGCGGCCCTTGCTTTCGTCTGCGGCGATGCCGTGGTGTGGAAGCCGTCGGAAAAGACGCCGCTGACGGCGCTCGCCTGCGAGGCGATCTTCAGGCGCGCCGCCAAGCGCTTCGGCGCTGATGCCCCGGCAGGACTGCTGCAGGTGCTGATCGGCGACCGCGCGGTCGGCGAGGTGCTGGTAGACCATCCGAAGGTCCCGCTGGTCTCGGCCACCGGCTCGACCCGCATGGGTCGCGAGGTCGGTCCGCGGCTCGCCAAGCGCTTTGCGCGTGCCGTGCTGGAGCTCGGCGGCAACAATGCAGGCATCGTCTGTCCCACCGCCGATCTCGACATGGCGCTGCGCGCCATCGCCTTCGGTGCCATGGGCACCGCCGGCCAGCGCTGCACGACGCTGCGGCGCCTGTTCGTGCATGACAGCGTCTATGACGCGCTCTTGCCGCGCTTGAAGAAGGCGTATGAGACCGTTTCGGTCGGCAATCCGCTGGAAGGCAAGGCGCTGGTCGGCCCGCTCATCGACAAGGCAGCTTTCGACAACATGCAGAAGGCGCTCAAGGAAGCGCAAGCGCATGGCGGCAAGGTGACGGGCGGCGCGCGCGTCGAGAACGGCCATCCGGACGCCTATTATGTGCATCCGGCGCTGGTCGAGATGCCGAAGCAGGTTTCGCCGGTGACGGAGGAGACCTTCGCGCCGATCCTCTATGTGATGAGATACACCGATTTCGACGAGGCGCTGGAGCTGCACAATGCGGTGGGCGCAGGGCTGTCGTCATCGATCTTCACCCGCGACCTGCAGGAATCGGAGCGCTTCCTCGGCGTCGACGGCTCGGATTGCGGCATTGCCAACGTCAACATCGGCACTTCGGGCGCCGAGATCGGCGGGGCGTTCGGCGGCGAGAAGGAGACAGGCGGCGGCCGCGAGAGCGGCTCGGATGCCTGGAAGGCCTATATGCGCCGCGCCACCAACACGGTGAACTTCTCCAAGGCGCTGCCGCTGGCACAGGGCGTGTCCTTCGACATCGACTGA
- a CDS encoding extracellular solute-binding protein yields MLKSIGKTLLGAVFVGGLFVPHAFAETTLNALFMAQAAYSEADVRSMTEAFTKANPDIKVNLEFVPYEGLHDKTVLAQGSGGGYDVVLFDVIWPAEYATNKVLVDVSSKITDDMKKGVLPGAWTTVQYDGKYYGMPWILDTKYLFYNKEILEKAGIKAPPKTWEELGQQAKIIQDKGLLKTPIAWSWSQAEAAICDYTTLVSAYGGDFIKDGKPDFQNGGGVAALKYMVDSYKSGLTNPNSKEFLEEDVRKVFENGDAAFALNWTYMYNMANDPKDSKVAGKVGVVPAPGVAGTSEVSAVNGSMGLGITAVSKHQDEAWKYIEFMTSQATQNQYAKLSLPIWASSYDDPAVTKGQEELIAAAKLGLAAMYPRPTTPKYQQLSTALQQAIQESLLGQTTPEDALKTAAENSGL; encoded by the coding sequence ATGCTGAAATCGATCGGTAAGACACTTCTGGGCGCGGTGTTCGTCGGCGGATTGTTCGTCCCCCACGCCTTCGCCGAAACCACCTTGAACGCGCTCTTCATGGCGCAGGCCGCCTATAGCGAGGCCGACGTGCGCTCGATGACGGAAGCCTTCACCAAGGCCAATCCGGACATCAAGGTGAACCTCGAATTCGTCCCCTATGAAGGCCTGCACGACAAGACCGTGCTCGCGCAGGGATCCGGCGGCGGCTATGACGTGGTGCTTTTCGACGTCATCTGGCCGGCCGAATATGCGACGAACAAGGTGCTGGTCGACGTGTCGTCGAAGATCACCGACGACATGAAGAAGGGCGTGCTGCCCGGCGCCTGGACCACCGTCCAGTATGACGGCAAGTATTACGGCATGCCGTGGATCCTCGACACCAAATACCTCTTCTATAACAAGGAGATCCTGGAAAAGGCCGGCATCAAGGCGCCGCCGAAGACCTGGGAGGAGCTCGGCCAGCAGGCCAAGATCATCCAGGACAAGGGCTTGCTGAAGACGCCGATCGCCTGGAGCTGGTCACAGGCCGAAGCAGCGATCTGCGATTACACCACGCTGGTCAGCGCCTATGGCGGCGACTTCATCAAGGACGGCAAGCCCGATTTCCAGAATGGCGGCGGCGTCGCGGCGCTGAAATACATGGTCGATAGCTACAAGTCGGGCCTGACCAATCCGAATTCCAAGGAATTCCTGGAGGAAGACGTCCGCAAGGTGTTCGAGAACGGCGATGCCGCCTTCGCGCTGAACTGGACCTACATGTACAACATGGCCAACGATCCGAAGGACTCGAAGGTCGCCGGCAAGGTCGGCGTGGTGCCGGCGCCGGGCGTCGCCGGCACCAGCGAGGTCTCGGCCGTCAACGGCTCCATGGGGCTCGGCATCACGGCGGTGTCGAAGCACCAGGACGAAGCCTGGAAATACATCGAGTTCATGACCTCGCAGGCGACGCAGAACCAATATGCCAAGCTCTCGCTGCCGATCTGGGCCTCGTCCTATGACGACCCGGCCGTCACCAAGGGCCAGGAAGAGCTGATCGCCGCCGCCAAGCTCGGTCTCGCAGCGATGTATCCGCGCCCGACCACGCCGAAATACCAGCAGCTGTCGACGGCGCTGCAGCAGGCGATCCAGGAATCGCTGCTCGGCCAGACGACGCCGGAAGACGCGCTCAAGACCGCCGCCGAAAACAGCGGCCTCTGA
- a CDS encoding carbohydrate ABC transporter permease — protein sequence MERKSPVFTAFVYVCAILLAAVILAPLAWLFVMSISPAADLAAKSLRWWPQAADFSRYAQLLSRAENSAGAAFTSSLRNSLEVAGMATLAAVVLAVPAGWAVSRTPSVGWSLSMVIATYMLPPVALSVPLYMGLSRLGLLNNVFGLALIYLTILAPFTTWLMKSGFDSIPREIEAAAMIDGAGLLQTWRIITLPLAAPVVATSALFAVLLAWDEFFYALLFTSDQRAKTLTVAIADLAGGRVSDYGLIATAGVLAALPPVLIGLVMQRALISGLTSGGVKG from the coding sequence ATGGAACGCAAGAGTCCGGTCTTCACCGCTTTCGTCTACGTCTGCGCCATCTTGCTTGCCGCCGTGATCCTGGCGCCGCTCGCCTGGCTCTTCGTCATGAGCATATCGCCGGCGGCCGATCTCGCCGCCAAGTCGTTGCGCTGGTGGCCGCAGGCGGCCGACTTCTCCCGTTACGCGCAGCTTCTGTCGAGGGCCGAGAACAGCGCCGGAGCCGCCTTCACGTCATCGCTGCGCAACAGTCTGGAGGTCGCCGGCATGGCGACGCTTGCCGCTGTCGTCCTTGCCGTGCCCGCCGGCTGGGCCGTTTCGCGCACGCCTTCGGTGGGATGGTCGCTGTCGATGGTGATCGCCACCTACATGCTGCCGCCGGTGGCGCTGTCCGTGCCGCTTTACATGGGCCTGTCCCGGCTCGGCCTGCTCAACAACGTCTTCGGCCTGGCGCTGATCTATCTGACGATCCTCGCGCCCTTCACCACCTGGCTGATGAAATCGGGCTTCGATTCCATCCCGCGCGAGATCGAGGCCGCGGCGATGATCGACGGAGCGGGGCTGCTCCAGACGTGGCGCATCATCACCTTGCCGCTGGCCGCGCCCGTGGTGGCGACATCGGCGCTGTTTGCCGTGCTGCTTGCCTGGGACGAGTTCTTCTACGCCCTGCTCTTCACCTCGGATCAGCGGGCAAAGACGCTGACCGTCGCCATCGCCGATCTCGCCGGCGGCCGCGTCTCCGACTACGGACTGATCGCCACCGCCGGCGTGCTCGCGGCCTTGCCGCCGGTGCTGATCGGCCTCGTCATGCAACGCGCGCTGATCTCGGGCCTCACCAGCGGCGGAGTGAAAGGATAA
- a CDS encoding PfkB family carbohydrate kinase has protein sequence MRPLAVIGNVNVDLIVGPVAPWPKAGTETVVDHDDLRVGGQAGNTALAWQALGIDFEIAANLGDDQFGRWLREAFGRRAQKWPVRPEGTTLSVGMTHPDGERTFFTTRGHLPRFSLGDVLAVVDGKRLSGGYALLCGSFLTDDLTRDYDAFFDWAEAHRIAVALDTGWPIDGWTEANCAAARGWLSRCELALFNEVETTTLAGLASPAEAARKIRDGMRSGATVVVKRGPDGAIAIGPDGRLIEAAAPRVTVVDTIGAGDVFNAAFLAALAQGRPLEDCLCAAIQVASRAISTLPRDYGGPIQFEDAAHERA, from the coding sequence ATGCGGCCGCTCGCGGTGATCGGCAACGTCAATGTCGATCTGATCGTCGGGCCGGTCGCGCCCTGGCCGAAGGCCGGCACCGAGACCGTCGTCGACCATGACGATCTGCGGGTCGGCGGCCAGGCCGGCAACACGGCGCTTGCATGGCAGGCGCTGGGCATTGATTTCGAGATCGCGGCCAATCTCGGCGACGACCAGTTCGGGCGGTGGCTGCGCGAAGCCTTCGGACGCCGGGCGCAGAAATGGCCGGTTCGTCCCGAAGGCACGACATTGTCGGTCGGCATGACCCATCCTGACGGCGAGCGCACCTTCTTCACCACGCGCGGCCATCTGCCACGCTTCAGCCTGGGCGATGTGCTCGCGGTGGTCGACGGCAAACGGCTTTCCGGGGGCTATGCGCTGCTCTGCGGCTCTTTCCTCACCGACGACCTGACGCGCGATTACGATGCCTTCTTCGACTGGGCCGAGGCGCACCGCATCGCCGTCGCGCTCGACACGGGCTGGCCGATCGACGGTTGGACCGAGGCGAACTGCGCCGCTGCGCGCGGCTGGCTGTCGCGCTGCGAACTGGCGCTCTTCAACGAGGTCGAGACGACGACATTGGCCGGTCTCGCAAGTCCGGCGGAAGCGGCGCGCAAGATCCGCGACGGCATGAGGAGTGGCGCGACGGTCGTCGTCAAGCGTGGGCCGGATGGGGCGATCGCCATCGGCCCCGATGGCAGGCTCATCGAAGCGGCAGCGCCTCGCGTCACCGTCGTCGACACGATCGGCGCCGGCGATGTCTTCAACGCCGCTTTCCTAGCTGCGCTGGCGCAAGGGCGGCCGCTGGAGGACTGCCTCTGCGCCGCCATTCAGGTGGCGTCGCGCGCCATCTCAACCCTGCCCCGCGACTATGGCGGGCCGATCCAATTCGAGGATGCCGCCCATGAGCGCGCTTGA
- a CDS encoding ABC transporter ATP-binding protein produces MSALEIRDVRKNYGSVETLKGIDIALENGEFLVLLGSSGCGKSTLLNIIAGLAEATSGDVLIGGRSVLGVHPKNRDIAMVFQSYALYPNLTVSRNIGFGLEMRKVPAAERDKAVRETAKLLQIENLLDRKPGQLSGGQRQRVAIGRALVRKPQVFLFDEPLSNLDAKLRLEMRTELKRLHEMLKTTVVYVTHDQIEAMTLATRIAVMRDGRIEQLGTPEEIYNQPATLYVAGFVGAPSMNMLDAMVEDGKLAVVGTDARLALPARYARAARDGAKVVVGIRPEALRLGPGSGPELSLPVEIDVVELTGPEQVTTARIGAQRLTATLPPQARVAKGERCAFAFDEDALRLFDPPTGKAF; encoded by the coding sequence ATGAGCGCGCTTGAAATCCGCGATGTCCGCAAGAACTACGGCAGCGTCGAGACACTGAAAGGCATCGACATCGCGCTTGAGAACGGCGAGTTCCTGGTGCTGCTCGGCTCGTCGGGCTGCGGCAAGTCCACCTTGCTCAACATCATCGCCGGTCTCGCCGAAGCAACCAGCGGCGACGTGCTGATCGGCGGCCGTTCGGTGCTTGGCGTGCATCCGAAGAACCGCGACATCGCCATGGTCTTTCAGTCCTACGCGCTCTATCCGAACCTGACGGTGAGCCGCAACATCGGCTTTGGCCTGGAGATGCGCAAGGTTCCCGCCGCCGAGCGCGACAAAGCGGTGCGCGAGACGGCGAAGCTCCTGCAGATCGAGAACCTGCTCGACCGCAAGCCCGGCCAGCTCTCCGGCGGACAGCGCCAGCGCGTCGCTATCGGCCGGGCGCTGGTGCGCAAGCCGCAGGTCTTCCTGTTCGACGAGCCGCTCTCCAACCTCGACGCCAAGCTGCGCCTGGAAATGCGCACCGAGCTCAAGCGCCTGCACGAGATGCTCAAGACCACGGTCGTCTACGTCACCCACGACCAGATCGAGGCGATGACGCTGGCGACCCGCATCGCCGTTATGCGCGACGGCCGGATCGAACAACTCGGCACGCCGGAAGAAATCTACAACCAGCCCGCGACGCTCTATGTCGCGGGCTTCGTCGGCGCGCCTTCGATGAACATGCTGGATGCGATGGTCGAGGACGGCAAGCTCGCGGTCGTCGGTACGGATGCGCGGCTGGCGCTGCCCGCGCGCTATGCGCGAGCGGCCCGCGACGGGGCGAAAGTCGTTGTCGGCATTCGGCCCGAAGCGCTCCGTCTTGGGCCAGGCAGCGGCCCCGAACTGTCTCTGCCGGTCGAGATCGATGTCGTCGAGCTGACCGGGCCCGAGCAGGTCACGACCGCCCGGATCGGCGCGCAAAGGCTGACCGCAACCCTGCCGCCGCAGGCCCGCGTTGCGAAGGGCGAGCGATGCGCGTTTGCGTTCGACGAAGACGCGCTTCGCCTGTTCGACCCGCCGACCGGCAAGGCTTTCTGA
- a CDS encoding RNA polymerase sigma factor, whose translation MTDLAWISTAISNARPQAMGALLRYFRDLDAAEEAFQEACLKALKNWPKNGPPRDPAAWLIFVGRNSGIDAVRKRAKQAPMPEEDQVSDLEDAESDMAERLDGAHYRDDILRLLFICCHPDLPATQQIAVALRIVSGLTVKQIARAFLVGESAMEQRITRAKARIADAGVPFETPGAVERSERLAAVAAMVYLIFNEGYSSNGGEAPARAPLCEEAIRLARLLLRLFQQEPEIMGLTALMLLQHARAPARFDEHGEIVLLEDQDRSLWSRKMIDEGLALVDKALRHRKPGPYQVQAAIAALHARAATAEDTDWTEIDLLYGLLEQMQPSPVVTLNRAVAVSKVRGPETALAMIEPLEERLSGYFHFFGLRGGLLMQLGRNEEARVAFDRAIALANTAAEAAHIRMHIDRLIKESAEKSSIQKAR comes from the coding sequence ATGACGGATCTCGCCTGGATAAGCACCGCAATCAGCAACGCCCGTCCGCAGGCGATGGGCGCGCTGCTGCGCTACTTCCGCGACCTCGACGCCGCGGAAGAGGCTTTCCAGGAGGCGTGCCTGAAGGCGCTCAAGAACTGGCCCAAGAACGGGCCGCCGCGCGATCCGGCCGCCTGGCTGATCTTCGTCGGCCGCAACAGCGGCATCGACGCGGTGCGCAAGCGCGCCAAGCAGGCGCCGATGCCGGAAGAAGACCAGGTGTCCGATCTGGAGGATGCCGAGAGCGACATGGCCGAGCGGCTGGACGGCGCGCATTATCGCGATGACATCCTGCGGCTCCTTTTCATCTGCTGCCATCCGGATCTGCCGGCGACACAGCAGATCGCGGTGGCGCTGCGCATCGTCTCCGGCCTCACCGTCAAGCAGATCGCGCGCGCCTTCCTCGTTGGTGAGAGCGCCATGGAACAGCGCATCACCCGCGCCAAGGCGCGCATTGCGGACGCCGGCGTGCCGTTCGAGACGCCGGGCGCGGTCGAGCGCTCGGAACGGCTCGCCGCGGTTGCCGCGATGGTCTATCTGATCTTCAACGAGGGCTATTCGAGCAATGGCGGGGAGGCGCCGGCCCGCGCGCCGCTTTGCGAAGAGGCGATACGGCTTGCCCGGCTCCTGCTCAGGCTGTTCCAGCAGGAACCGGAAATCATGGGGCTAACGGCGTTGATGCTTCTACAGCATGCGCGGGCGCCGGCGCGTTTCGACGAGCATGGCGAGATCGTCCTGCTCGAGGACCAGGACCGCTCGCTGTGGAGTCGCAAGATGATCGACGAGGGCCTGGCGCTGGTCGACAAGGCGCTGCGCCACCGCAAGCCCGGCCCCTATCAGGTGCAGGCGGCGATCGCGGCGCTGCATGCGCGGGCGGCGACGGCCGAGGATACCGACTGGACCGAGATCGACCTGCTCTACGGCCTGCTGGAGCAGATGCAGCCGTCGCCGGTGGTGACGCTGAACCGCGCCGTCGCGGTCAGCAAGGTGCGTGGCCCGGAAACGGCGCTTGCCATGATCGAGCCGCTGGAAGAGCGGCTCTCGGGCTATTTCCACTTCTTCGGGCTGAGAGGCGGGCTGCTCATGCAGCTTGGCCGCAACGAGGAGGCGCGCGTCGCCTTCGACCGCGCCATCGCCTTGGCCAACACTGCCGCCGAGGCGGCGCATATCCGCATGCATATCGACCGGCTCATCAAGGAGAGCGCCGAGAAGTCGTCGATCCAGAAGGCGCGGTGA
- a CDS encoding carbohydrate ABC transporter permease, whose translation MSGTWMTTRAWLLMLPLLVVMVAVIGWPLVDTVRLSFTDAQLVGTAGNYVGFDNYAKMLTSSNFTRTLITTTWFAVISVAAEMVLGVLAALLLNQEFRGRAILRGLMILPWALPTVVNATLWRLIYNPEYGALNAALTQLHLIDDYRSWLGEPGTALAALIVADCWKNFPLVALIALAALQAVPRDITAAALVDGAGPFNRFRFVILPYLAGPLMVALVLRTIEAFKVFDIIWVMTRGGPANSTRSLSILVYQEAFSFQRAGSGASLALIVTLLVTVLAVAYATLVKKTAGSAA comes from the coding sequence ATGTCAGGCACCTGGATGACGACTCGCGCGTGGCTGTTGATGCTGCCGCTCCTGGTGGTCATGGTCGCCGTCATCGGCTGGCCATTGGTCGATACCGTCAGGCTTTCCTTCACCGATGCCCAACTGGTCGGCACCGCGGGCAATTACGTTGGCTTCGACAACTACGCCAAGATGCTGACGAGCTCCAACTTCACCCGCACCCTGATCACCACCACCTGGTTCGCCGTCATCTCGGTCGCGGCCGAGATGGTGCTCGGCGTGCTGGCGGCCCTCCTGCTCAACCAGGAATTCCGCGGCCGCGCCATCTTGCGCGGGCTGATGATCCTGCCCTGGGCGCTTCCCACCGTCGTCAACGCGACGCTATGGCGGCTGATCTACAATCCCGAATATGGCGCCCTCAACGCGGCGCTGACACAGCTCCATCTCATCGATGACTATCGCTCCTGGCTGGGCGAGCCGGGCACGGCGCTCGCGGCACTGATCGTCGCCGACTGCTGGAAGAATTTTCCGCTTGTCGCGCTGATCGCGCTCGCCGCCCTGCAGGCCGTGCCGCGCGACATCACCGCCGCGGCGCTTGTCGACGGCGCCGGGCCGTTCAACCGCTTCCGCTTCGTCATCCTGCCCTATCTTGCAGGCCCGTTGATGGTGGCGCTGGTGCTGCGCACCATCGAGGCTTTCAAGGTCTTCGACATCATCTGGGTGATGACGCGCGGCGGCCCGGCCAACAGCACGCGCTCGCTGTCGATCCTCGTCTACCAGGAGGCCTTCTCCTTCCAGCGCGCCGGCTCGGGCGCGTCGCTGGCGCTGATCGTCACGCTGCTCGTCACCGTGCTCGCCGTTGCCTATGCGACCTTGGTCAAGAAGACCGCCGGGAGTGCCGCCTGA